A region from the Sulfurospirillum oryzae genome encodes:
- a CDS encoding NADH-quinone oxidoreductase subunit N — MQWIQLGYLLPLIIVGSGAVFLMLLSPLERLSMERFSLLTFLILLSALSSNFYHFGELFTSFPMKEIFSKMLIVDSYSVYFDALILSGALVTSLIGTHYFQTKRHFKKEFFSLFLFSVFGMMLLVHANELLTAFIALEIASLALYVMIGFQKIHDKRVEASYQYLVLGSISGAFFLLGTAFIYAGLGTTILGDIGKTLDMLIGKDVSLIVIGGMFVLVTFLFKISAFPFQNWTIDVYDGSPLPVTAFMAATFKVAIFGFVLRLMLIDLDPIRDMWDTLFIVVIIATLLYGTFLAVIQESLKRMLAASSIVHTGYLLIAFVSIGYAGESASSSIIYYLIAYFLSSMGAFGLISYIAADEHIRVTYEDFRGFAHVHPYMAAMLSIFMLSLAGIPSTIGFVGKFYIFTGAIEAGYTSLAVCGIIATFISIYYYFKLIALMYFYPACDAEWDDVPSLRGITPITIGIIAIAVIWGGIGNTFIAYFPGVDFLIDTARLSYMSLFIK; from the coding sequence ATGCAGTGGATACAACTAGGCTATCTTTTGCCACTCATCATTGTTGGGAGTGGAGCCGTTTTTCTCATGCTTCTCTCTCCTCTTGAACGACTTTCGATGGAGCGTTTTTCGCTTCTTACGTTTCTCATTTTGCTCTCTGCCTTGAGTTCCAATTTTTACCATTTTGGCGAACTTTTTACCTCTTTCCCGATGAAAGAGATTTTTTCTAAAATGCTGATTGTCGATAGCTACTCTGTTTATTTTGACGCACTCATTTTAAGTGGCGCATTGGTAACTTCACTGATTGGAACGCACTATTTTCAAACAAAACGTCACTTTAAAAAAGAGTTCTTTTCTCTTTTCCTTTTCTCCGTTTTTGGCATGATGCTTTTGGTTCACGCCAATGAACTCCTCACCGCTTTTATAGCACTCGAGATCGCTTCACTTGCTCTTTATGTGATGATAGGTTTTCAAAAAATCCATGACAAACGCGTGGAAGCGAGTTACCAATACCTCGTTCTTGGCTCTATTTCAGGCGCATTTTTCCTTTTAGGAACAGCGTTTATCTACGCGGGGCTTGGCACGACTATCTTAGGCGATATTGGAAAAACACTTGATATGCTCATCGGTAAAGATGTTTCGCTCATTGTCATTGGCGGTATGTTTGTCTTAGTCACCTTTTTGTTCAAAATCTCCGCATTTCCTTTTCAAAATTGGACGATTGACGTTTATGATGGCTCGCCTTTGCCCGTAACAGCGTTTATGGCGGCAACGTTTAAAGTCGCGATTTTTGGATTTGTTTTACGCTTGATGCTCATTGACCTTGACCCCATCCGCGATATGTGGGACACACTTTTCATCGTTGTTATCATCGCGACACTTCTTTATGGAACATTTTTAGCGGTTATCCAAGAGAGTCTAAAGCGAATGTTGGCAGCTTCTAGCATCGTACATACGGGCTATTTGCTCATCGCTTTTGTCTCTATCGGTTATGCTGGGGAAAGTGCCTCTTCATCTATCATTTACTATCTTATCGCTTATTTTCTCTCTTCCATGGGTGCATTTGGGCTTATCTCTTACATTGCCGCCGATGAACACATTCGGGTTACCTACGAGGACTTTAGAGGCTTTGCGCATGTGCATCCGTATATGGCGGCGATGCTCAGTATCTTTATGCTCTCCTTAGCAGGCATTCCAAGTACCATTGGATTTGTCGGTAAATTTTACATCTTCACGGGTGCAATTGAAGCGGGCTACACCTCCTTGGCAGTCTGTGGCATCATCGCGACGTTTATCTCGATCTATTACTACTTCAAACTCATAGCGCTCATGTACTTTTACCCTGCATGTGATGCAGAATGGGATGATGTGCCAAGCCTTAGAGGAATTACACCTATTACGATTGGCATTATCGCGATTGCTGTTATTTGGGGAGGTATAGGCAATACCTTTATCGCCTATTTCCCAGGAGTTGATTTCTTAATCGATACCGCAAGACTTTCGTATATGTCGTTGTTTATTAAATAG